A window of the Hordeum vulgare subsp. vulgare chromosome 5H, MorexV3_pseudomolecules_assembly, whole genome shotgun sequence genome harbors these coding sequences:
- the LOC123395955 gene encoding glutathione S-transferase 4-like produces MAPMKLYGWAVSPWMARVLVCLEESGAEYELVPMSRNGGDHRRPEHLARNPFGEIPVLEDGDLTLYQSRAIARHVLRKHKPELLGAAGSLEESAMVDVWVDVDAHQLEPVLQPIVWNCIINPFVGRDVNQGLVDESVKKLKKVLEVYEARLSSSKYLVGDFVSFADLTHFSFMRYFMATEHAIVLDAYPHVKAWWEALLARPSVKKVMAGMPPDFGFGSGRIP; encoded by the exons atggCGCCTATGAAGTTGTACGGCTGGGCGGTGTCGCCATGGATGGCGCGGGTCCTTGTCTGCCTGGAGGAGTCCGGCGCCGAGTACGAGCTCGTGCCCATGAGCCGCAACGGCGGCGACCACCGGCGGCCGGAGCACCTCGCCAGAAAC CCCTTCGGTGAGATCCCGGTGCTGGAGGACGGCGATCTGACGCTCTACC AATCCCGCGCCATCGCAAGGCATGTTCTCCGCAAACATAAGCCCGAGCTTCTAGGAGCGGCGGGCAGCCTCGAGGAGTCGGCGATGGTGGACGTATGGGTCGACGTGGATGCCCACCAGCTCGAGCCCGTACTCCAGCCTATTgtgtggaactgcatcatcaacccGTTCGTCGGGAGGGATGTCAACCAGGGCCTCGTCGACGAGAGCGTCAAGAAGCTGAAGAAGGTGTTGGAGGTGTACGAGGCGAGGCTCTCAAGCAGCAAGTACTTGGTCGGGGACTTCGTGAGCTTCGCCGACCTTACACATTTCTCCTTCATGCGCTACTTCATGGCGACGGAGCATGCGATCGTGCTCGACGCGTACCCTCACGTCAAGGCATGGTGGGAGGCGCTGCTGGCAAGGCCGTCTGTAAAGAAGGTGATGGCTGGCATGCCTCCGGATTTTGGATTCGGGAGCGGGAGGATACCATGA